In Acidiphilium acidophilum, one genomic interval encodes:
- a CDS encoding L-lactate MFS transporter, which translates to MTSFLDRERTVAPAGYNRWLVPPAALCIHLSIGEAYAFSVFNLPLTRLIGLGKPAASDWSLTDIGWIFSVAIVFLGLSAAFGGAWLDRVGPRKAMTLAALCFGGGFMVAALGVSMHSLLIVFLGYGVLGGIGLGIGYISPVRTLMTWFPDRPGMATGLAIMGFGGGAMIAAPLSVLLMHHYATATSLGIVPTFVTLGVIYTVFMLFGALIVRVPAAGWAPAGYVASTSSQKLVTSQSVTAAQAMNTPQFFLIWFVLFLNVTAGIGVISQASPMIQEMFQGHVTAVTAAGFVGFLSLFNMGGRFFWASLSDRLGRKPTYFVFFGLGIILYILVPHTALLGSVSITALCFGVILSMYGGGFATLPAYLRDIFGLRHVGAIHGRTLTAWSAAGVMGPVLVDYIRQYQLNHGVPKADAYTVTLYVMAGLLLIGGVCNAMISPVDARHHEAIASPAE; encoded by the coding sequence ATGACCAGTTTTCTCGATCGTGAACGAACTGTCGCACCCGCTGGCTATAATCGCTGGCTGGTGCCCCCCGCCGCACTCTGTATCCATCTCAGCATCGGCGAGGCCTATGCCTTCAGCGTGTTCAACCTGCCGCTGACCCGGCTGATCGGCTTAGGCAAACCCGCCGCGTCCGACTGGTCGCTGACCGATATCGGCTGGATCTTTTCCGTGGCCATCGTGTTTCTGGGGCTTTCGGCGGCCTTCGGCGGCGCGTGGCTCGACCGCGTCGGCCCGCGCAAGGCAATGACCCTCGCCGCGCTCTGCTTCGGCGGCGGCTTCATGGTGGCGGCGCTCGGGGTCTCGATGCACAGCCTGCTCATCGTGTTCCTCGGCTACGGGGTGCTCGGCGGCATCGGGCTCGGCATCGGCTACATCTCGCCGGTGCGCACGCTGATGACCTGGTTTCCCGACCGGCCGGGCATGGCGACCGGGCTCGCGATCATGGGATTCGGCGGTGGCGCGATGATCGCGGCCCCTCTGTCGGTCCTGCTGATGCATCATTATGCGACCGCCACGAGCCTCGGCATCGTGCCGACCTTCGTGACGCTCGGGGTCATTTACACGGTCTTCATGCTGTTCGGCGCGCTGATCGTGCGGGTCCCGGCGGCGGGATGGGCACCGGCGGGTTACGTGGCTTCCACGAGTTCGCAGAAACTCGTGACCTCGCAGAGCGTCACCGCCGCGCAGGCCATGAACACGCCGCAGTTTTTTCTGATCTGGTTCGTCCTGTTCCTCAATGTCACCGCTGGAATCGGCGTGATCAGCCAGGCCAGTCCGATGATCCAGGAAATGTTCCAGGGCCACGTGACCGCTGTGACCGCAGCCGGGTTCGTCGGCTTCCTGTCCCTGTTCAACATGGGTGGCCGGTTCTTCTGGGCCTCGCTCTCCGACCGGCTGGGCCGCAAACCGACCTATTTCGTGTTCTTCGGCCTCGGCATCATCCTCTACATTCTGGTCCCGCATACCGCCCTGCTCGGCAGCGTCAGCATCACCGCGCTCTGCTTCGGGGTGATCCTCTCGATGTATGGCGGCGGCTTCGCGACCCTGCCGGCCTATCTGCGGGATATTTTCGGGCTTCGCCATGTCGGCGCCATCCATGGCCGCACCCTCACCGCCTGGTCGGCTGCCGGAGTGATGGGGCCGGTCCTGGTCGATTACATCCGCCAATATCAACTCAACCACGGCGTGCCGAAGGCCGATGCCTATACCGTCACCCTCTATGTCATGGCCGGGTTGCTGCTGATCGGCGGCGTGTGCAACGCCATGATCTCCCCGGTCGATGCGCGGCATCACGAAGCTATCGCCAGCCCCGCAGAATAG
- a CDS encoding MFS transporter small subunit — protein sequence MDTQNQTPQLIFYWAVVGLPLAWGVYHTLIAAFKLFG from the coding sequence ATGGACACTCAAAACCAGACCCCGCAACTGATCTTCTACTGGGCCGTGGTCGGCCTGCCGCTGGCGTGGGGCGTCTATCACACCCTGATCGCGGCATTCAAACTGTTCGGCTGA
- a CDS encoding inorganic phosphate transporter: MVIDTVLILTALAFAWSMGAHYTGACMGMPYATGSIRLRPALISMAVLTLIGAVVLSRRVLVHVGHGIVTGRVTAGAAIIVIGVAFLLTTLFTRLRIPTSTIQILIFALIGTATASGLGVAWRAVVDLAVLWVLAPFVAAAAGYGLTSIFDRFALFRRADRAARIGQVLVMAGGIASLSMGANDVSNATAVLLSIHLTGPVLAGAIGGVGLAAGVLTWGRPLLQRVAFDIVRMDRTMATAAQLVQAVVVLVAVSFGYFTSMNQALIGAMTGAGLARGQRTIDTGVLFGIVRGWVIGPGAAFILAYGAAWFSRTV; the protein is encoded by the coding sequence ATGGTGATCGACACCGTTCTGATCCTGACCGCGCTGGCCTTCGCCTGGAGCATGGGGGCGCACTATACCGGCGCCTGCATGGGCATGCCCTATGCGACCGGAAGCATCCGCCTGCGCCCGGCCCTGATTTCAATGGCGGTCCTGACCCTGATCGGCGCGGTGGTGCTCAGCCGCCGGGTGCTCGTTCATGTCGGGCACGGCATCGTCACCGGACGGGTGACGGCGGGGGCGGCGATCATTGTCATCGGCGTCGCCTTCCTGTTGACGACGCTGTTCACCCGGTTGCGGATTCCGACCTCGACCATCCAGATCCTGATCTTCGCGCTTATCGGCACCGCGACGGCGTCCGGACTCGGGGTAGCGTGGCGGGCGGTCGTTGATCTCGCTGTGCTTTGGGTGCTGGCCCCCTTCGTCGCTGCCGCAGCGGGATACGGGCTGACCTCGATATTCGATCGCTTCGCTTTGTTCCGCCGGGCGGATCGGGCGGCGCGGATCGGGCAGGTGCTCGTGATGGCGGGGGGGATTGCGTCGTTGAGCATGGGGGCCAACGATGTATCGAACGCGACCGCGGTTCTGCTCAGCATTCACCTCACCGGGCCAGTGCTCGCGGGTGCGATCGGCGGGGTCGGGCTCGCCGCCGGGGTGCTGACCTGGGGCAGACCGCTCTTGCAGCGTGTCGCGTTCGATATCGTGCGGATGGACCGGACCATGGCGACCGCGGCGCAACTGGTGCAGGCGGTGGTCGTGCTGGTCGCGGTTTCCTTCGGCTATTTCACATCGATGAATCAGGCGCTGATCGGCGCGATGACCGGTGCCGGGCTCGCGCGCGGTCAGCGGACGATCGACACCGGCGTGCTGTTCGGCATTGTCCGGGGCTGGGTCATCGGCCCCGGGGCTGCCTTTATCCTCGCCTACGGCGCGGCATGGTTCAGCCGAACAGTTTGA
- a CDS encoding ABC-F family ATP-binding cassette domain-containing protein encodes MIRLDNISKQNGQRLVFIEASAALQRGEKIGLVGPNGAGKTTLFRLITGAEEADEGNILVDRGVSIGLFSQDVGEMAGRSAVAEVMGGAGAVSEIGAELATLEAAMADPDQADQLDTIIERFGDVQARFEELGGYALEGRAREVLDGLGFSQDMMDGDVGALSGGWKMRVALARILLMRPDVMLLDEPSNHLDLESLIWLEQFLAGYDGALLMTSHDREFMNRVVNKIIEIDGGNLTEFSGDYEFYEQQRAMNEKQQQAQFDRQKAMLAKEIAFIDRFKARASHAAQVQSRVKKLEKIDRVEPPKRRQTVAFDFAPAPRSGDDVANLRGVHKSYGNRVIYAGLDLLVRRRERCCILGVNGAGKSTLLKLVTGTTTPDEGSVTLGGSVKLGYFAQHAMDLLDGARSVFETLDDAFPRANQGALRSLAGAFGFSGDEVDKPCRVLSGGEKARLVMALMLFDPPNFLVLDEPTNHLDMATKDMLITALTQYEGTMLFVSHDRHFLAALSNRVLELTPEGIHHYGGGYTEYVARTGHEAPGLHA; translated from the coding sequence ATGATACGACTGGATAATATCAGCAAGCAGAACGGCCAGCGCCTCGTCTTCATCGAGGCCTCGGCTGCCCTTCAGCGCGGCGAGAAGATCGGGCTGGTCGGCCCGAACGGTGCCGGCAAAACCACGCTGTTCCGCCTGATCACCGGCGCGGAGGAGGCGGACGAAGGCAATATCCTGGTCGATCGCGGTGTCAGCATCGGTCTGTTCAGCCAGGATGTCGGCGAGATGGCGGGCCGCAGCGCGGTCGCCGAGGTAATGGGCGGAGCGGGCGCGGTCAGCGAAATCGGGGCCGAACTCGCAACCCTCGAAGCCGCCATGGCCGACCCCGACCAGGCCGACCAGCTCGACACCATCATCGAACGCTTCGGCGATGTGCAGGCCCGGTTCGAGGAGCTCGGCGGCTATGCGCTCGAAGGCCGCGCCCGTGAGGTGCTCGACGGGCTCGGCTTCAGCCAGGACATGATGGACGGCGATGTCGGCGCCCTCTCCGGCGGCTGGAAAATGCGCGTCGCCCTCGCCCGCATCCTGCTGATGCGCCCCGATGTCATGCTGCTCGACGAACCCAGCAACCATCTCGATCTCGAAAGCCTGATCTGGCTCGAACAATTCCTCGCCGGCTACGATGGCGCCCTGCTGATGACCTCCCACGACCGCGAATTCATGAACCGCGTGGTCAACAAGATCATCGAGATCGACGGCGGCAACCTTACCGAATTCAGTGGTGATTACGAATTCTACGAGCAGCAGCGCGCGATGAACGAAAAGCAGCAACAGGCGCAGTTCGACCGCCAGAAAGCGATGCTGGCCAAGGAGATCGCCTTCATCGACCGGTTCAAGGCCCGCGCCTCGCACGCTGCCCAGGTGCAGAGCCGGGTCAAGAAACTGGAAAAGATCGACCGGGTCGAGCCGCCCAAGCGGCGCCAGACCGTGGCCTTCGATTTCGCCCCCGCCCCGCGTTCGGGGGACGACGTCGCCAATCTGCGCGGTGTGCATAAGAGCTACGGCAACCGCGTGATCTATGCCGGGCTCGATCTGCTGGTCCGCCGTCGCGAACGCTGCTGCATCCTCGGCGTCAACGGCGCGGGCAAATCGACCCTGCTCAAGCTGGTCACCGGCACGACCACGCCGGATGAAGGCAGCGTCACCCTCGGCGGCAGCGTCAAGCTCGGCTATTTCGCCCAGCACGCGATGGACCTGCTCGATGGCGCCCGCAGCGTGTTCGAAACCCTCGACGATGCGTTTCCCCGCGCCAATCAGGGGGCGCTGCGCAGCCTCGCAGGCGCGTTCGGCTTTTCCGGCGATGAGGTGGACAAACCCTGCCGCGTCCTCTCCGGCGGTGAAAAAGCTCGTCTCGTCATGGCGCTGATGCTGTTCGACCCGCCGAATTTCCTGGTCCTCGACGAGCCGACCAATCACCTCGACATGGCGACCAAGGACATGCTGATCACCGCCCTCACCCAGTATGAGGGCACCATGCTGTTCGTCTCGCACGACCGGCACTTCCTCGCCGCCCTGTCGAACCGGGTGCTCGAACTCACCCCGGAGGGCATTCACCACTATGGCGGCGGCTACACCGAGTACGTCGCCCGCACCGGCCACGAAGCGCCGGGACTCCACGCCTGA
- a CDS encoding NAD(P)H-binding protein produces the protein MRICLLGATGTIGRAVRHELAACGHELVCLVRQAPATGLDNATFRMVDVTDAAALARDGFRGESFDAVVSCMASRTGVPEDAWAIDYRAHLAVLEMARKSGVGQFVLLSALCVQKPLLAFQHAKLAFEAALIGSGMKFSIVRPTAFFKSLSGQIARVRAGKPFLIFGDGTLTACKPISDRDLARYLADCLDDPSRWNRILPIGGPGPAITPRAQGQMLFDLLNQRARFRSVPVGLLDAIIAALTLAGRFKTSLAAKAELALIGRYYATQSMLVLDPATGQYNEAATPSTGRDTLLDHYRAVIAGTAAVERGDHAVF, from the coding sequence ATGAGGATCTGCCTGCTCGGCGCAACCGGCACGATCGGCCGCGCCGTCCGGCACGAACTCGCCGCGTGCGGACACGAACTGGTCTGTCTGGTCCGCCAGGCTCCCGCCACCGGGCTCGATAACGCCACATTCCGCATGGTCGATGTGACCGACGCCGCCGCCTTGGCGCGCGACGGGTTCCGGGGCGAGTCCTTCGATGCCGTGGTCTCCTGCATGGCCTCGCGCACCGGCGTGCCGGAGGATGCCTGGGCAATCGATTACCGCGCCCATCTCGCCGTGCTCGAAATGGCCCGTAAATCCGGTGTGGGCCAGTTCGTCCTGCTCTCCGCTTTGTGCGTGCAGAAGCCGCTGCTCGCGTTCCAGCACGCCAAGCTCGCCTTCGAGGCCGCGCTGATCGGCTCGGGAATGAAGTTTTCGATCGTCCGGCCCACCGCCTTCTTCAAATCCCTGTCCGGCCAGATCGCCCGGGTCCGTGCCGGCAAACCCTTCCTGATCTTCGGCGATGGCACCTTGACCGCCTGCAAACCGATCAGCGACCGCGATCTGGCACGGTATCTGGCCGATTGCCTCGATGATCCCTCACGCTGGAACCGGATATTGCCGATCGGCGGGCCGGGTCCGGCCATCACCCCGCGCGCGCAGGGCCAGATGCTCTTCGACCTGCTCAACCAGAGGGCGCGGTTCCGCTCCGTCCCGGTCGGCCTGCTCGACGCCATCATCGCCGCACTCACCCTGGCGGGACGGTTCAAAACCTCGCTCGCGGCCAAGGCCGAACTCGCGCTGATCGGGCGCTATTACGCCACCCAATCCATGCTGGTGCTCGACCCCGCAACCGGACAGTACAACGAGGCCGCCACGCCCTCGACCGGGCGCGACACCCTGCTCGATCACTACCGCGCGGTCATCGCGGGCACGGCAGCGGTCGAACGGGGCGATCACGCCGTATTCTGA
- a CDS encoding NAD(P)-dependent oxidoreductase — protein sequence MALRVGVVGLGRMGTAMAERLIERGHQVSGWNRTASRAASIGGLVAKSSPAEVVDASDIVIVMLLDEEAARPVYHGEAGLLAGDLKSCLIIDMSTLKPGDMLANAEAVRASGGEFVACPVGGTIGPARSGKLLGLAGGETAAIERAMPVLSDLCDRIERFDSPEAAAAMKLAINLPLLAAFQALGESALMARGYGIAAERVVGIIGKSPGGAPAIGLRSAAILSEIGGDRAETVGFSLDAAEKDLRLIDEVGREAGFDMPLTETVRGQAHDAVREGWGERDLAALAAFSLRA from the coding sequence ATGGCATTGCGTGTCGGCGTGGTTGGGTTGGGGCGGATGGGAACGGCGATGGCCGAACGGCTGATCGAGCGGGGTCATCAGGTGAGCGGCTGGAACCGGACCGCGTCGCGTGCTGCGTCGATCGGCGGTCTTGTGGCGAAATCCTCCCCCGCCGAGGTGGTTGATGCGTCGGATATCGTCATCGTGATGCTGCTCGATGAGGAGGCGGCGCGCCCGGTCTATCATGGGGAGGCCGGGCTGCTCGCGGGCGATCTCAAATCGTGCCTGATCATCGACATGAGCACGCTCAAACCTGGTGACATGCTGGCCAATGCAGAGGCGGTGCGCGCCTCCGGCGGCGAATTCGTCGCCTGCCCGGTGGGTGGCACGATCGGGCCGGCCCGATCCGGCAAGCTGCTGGGGCTGGCCGGGGGCGAGACCGCCGCGATCGAGCGGGCGATGCCGGTGCTTTCAGACCTATGCGACCGGATCGAACGCTTCGACTCGCCCGAGGCGGCGGCGGCGATGAAGCTCGCGATCAATCTGCCGCTGCTCGCGGCGTTCCAGGCGCTCGGCGAATCGGCGCTGATGGCGCGGGGCTATGGCATAGCGGCGGAGCGCGTGGTCGGGATCATCGGCAAGAGCCCCGGTGGCGCGCCCGCGATCGGGCTGCGCAGTGCCGCGATTCTGTCCGAGATCGGCGGTGACCGTGCCGAAACGGTCGGGTTTTCGCTCGATGCGGCGGAGAAGGATTTGCGGCTGATCGACGAGGTCGGGCGCGAGGCCGGGTTCGACATGCCGCTGACCGAGACGGTGCGCGGGCAGGCGCATGATGCGGTGCGCGAAGGCTGGGGCGAGCGCGACCTTGCGGCGCTGGCCGCGTTCAGCCTGCGTGCGTGA
- the ftsH gene encoding ATP-dependent zinc metalloprotease FtsH has protein sequence MNNLGRNLLVWVIIALFFVLLFNMFQPATTSTDHGTQVAYSTFMSEVGANKVDHVTIRGHDITGALKSGSTFETYAPNDPALVNTLIKNKVRVVAKPLNPPENPLIHYLISYAPMILLLGVWIYFMRQMQGGGGRAMGFGKSRARLLTEKQGRVTFEDVAGIEEAKGELQEIVDFLRDPQKFQRLGGKIPKGVLLIGPPGTGKTLLARAIAGEANVPFFTISGSDFVEMFVGVGASRVRDMFEQGKKNAPCIIFIDEIDAVGRHRGAGLGGGNDEREQTLNQMLVEMDGFESNEGVILIAATNRPDVLDPALLRPGRFDRQVVVPNPDVNGRERILKVHMRKVPLAADVDPKVIARGTPGFSGADLANLVNEAALLAARIGKRVVAMAEFEFAKDKVMMGAERRSLVMSDDEKKMTAYHEGGHAICSIAQPHCDPVHKATIIPRGRALGMVMSLPEGDRYSMSKAKLLAELVKAMGGRAAEEIIFGPENVSNGASGDIKQATDITRRMITEWGMSDKLGMIAYGGNDQEVFLGHSVTQHKNVSESTAQEIDNEIRAVIDHAYSEARRILTERIDELHRLANGLLEYETLSGEEINTVLRGDKVIRKVVDEPAPDNRRASVPTAQKPDMPKSGGLGPVPAPG, from the coding sequence ATGAACAATCTCGGGCGTAATCTGCTGGTATGGGTGATCATCGCACTGTTTTTCGTGCTGTTGTTCAACATGTTCCAGCCGGCCACCACCAGCACCGATCATGGTACGCAGGTCGCGTATTCGACCTTCATGTCCGAGGTCGGCGCCAACAAGGTCGATCACGTGACCATTCGCGGGCACGACATTACCGGGGCGCTGAAATCGGGCTCGACTTTCGAGACCTATGCGCCGAACGATCCGGCCTTGGTCAACACGCTGATCAAAAACAAGGTCCGCGTGGTTGCCAAGCCGTTGAATCCGCCGGAAAATCCGCTGATCCATTATTTGATCTCGTACGCGCCGATGATCCTGTTGCTGGGGGTTTGGATTTACTTCATGCGCCAGATGCAGGGGGGTGGCGGACGGGCGATGGGCTTCGGCAAGTCGCGCGCCCGGCTGCTCACCGAGAAGCAGGGGCGGGTCACGTTCGAGGACGTCGCCGGGATCGAGGAAGCCAAGGGCGAGTTGCAGGAAATCGTCGACTTCCTGCGCGACCCGCAGAAATTCCAGCGCCTCGGCGGCAAGATCCCCAAGGGCGTGCTGCTGATCGGGCCGCCCGGCACCGGCAAGACGCTGCTGGCGCGGGCGATCGCGGGCGAGGCGAATGTGCCGTTCTTCACGATCTCGGGCTCGGATTTCGTCGAGATGTTCGTCGGCGTCGGTGCGTCGCGCGTTCGTGACATGTTCGAGCAGGGCAAGAAAAATGCCCCCTGCATCATCTTCATCGACGAGATCGACGCGGTCGGACGGCATCGCGGCGCCGGGCTCGGCGGTGGCAATGATGAACGCGAACAGACGTTGAACCAGATGCTCGTCGAGATGGACGGGTTCGAATCGAATGAAGGCGTCATTCTGATCGCCGCGACCAACCGGCCGGACGTGCTCGACCCCGCGCTGTTGCGCCCGGGCCGGTTCGACCGTCAGGTGGTGGTGCCGAACCCGGATGTGAACGGGCGCGAGCGGATCCTCAAGGTCCATATGCGCAAGGTGCCGCTGGCTGCCGATGTCGATCCCAAGGTGATCGCGCGCGGCACGCCTGGGTTTTCGGGTGCGGACCTCGCCAATCTGGTCAACGAGGCGGCGCTGCTCGCCGCGCGAATCGGCAAGCGGGTGGTCGCCATGGCGGAGTTCGAGTTCGCCAAGGACAAGGTGATGATGGGCGCCGAACGCCGGTCGCTGGTGATGAGCGACGACGAGAAGAAAATGACCGCCTATCACGAAGGCGGCCATGCGATCTGCTCCATCGCGCAGCCGCATTGCGATCCGGTCCATAAGGCCACGATCATTCCGCGGGGCCGGGCGCTCGGCATGGTGATGAGCCTGCCGGAAGGCGACCGGTATTCGATGAGCAAGGCCAAGCTGCTGGCCGAACTGGTCAAGGCGATGGGCGGCCGTGCCGCGGAGGAGATCATTTTCGGGCCGGAAAACGTCTCGAACGGTGCTTCGGGCGATATCAAGCAGGCGACCGACATCACCCGCCGGATGATCACCGAATGGGGCATGAGCGACAAGCTCGGCATGATCGCCTATGGCGGCAACGATCAGGAAGTGTTCCTTGGCCATTCGGTGACGCAGCACAAGAACGTCTCGGAATCGACGGCACAGGAGATCGACAACGAGATCCGTGCGGTGATCGACCATGCCTATAGCGAGGCGCGGCGGATTCTGACCGAGCGGATCGACGAGTTGCATCGGCTTGCGAACGGGTTGCTCGAATACGAGACCCTGTCCGGCGAGGAGATCAACACCGTGCTGCGCGGCGACAAGGTGATCCGCAAGGTGGTCGATGAGCCCGCGCCGGATAATCGCCGTGCCTCGGTGCCGACTGCGCAGAAGCCGGATATGCCGAAATCCGGCGGTTTGGGGCCGGTGCCCGCGCCGGGCTGA
- the tilS gene encoding tRNA lysidine(34) synthetase TilS, which translates to MTTGIAARFAAAMDDLLGAAVPAPRLAVALSGGADSSCLAVLSHEWAVARGGSVVALIADHGLRAGSAAEAALTARRMAGLGIAAEIVTLDIPSGAALQERARDARHKALADRAAGQGAIWLLFGHHAGDQAELRAMRARRGPGGAVGMARFAGRHGVVLVRPLLGEDPATLRDELRRRGIGWVEDPSNADPRFERARIRAAGIEITGAGDRPTGAAGVWQDEEDGAAGFLARHARLHPAGYATLTAGAVPRAVLAALIRVIGGAVYNAHSDSVARLARDLRPATLGGVRIMRWARRECWLLCREPASCAPPVAAVAGAVWDRRFRIRAVPAGARTIGALGEAAVAFRSRTGLPGAVLRGLPAFFDGGRVVAVPYCDRGPSAFLMFHPPGPAAPLRWHDADGEVGSGARGVAGGARG; encoded by the coding sequence ATGACGACCGGCATCGCCGCGCGGTTCGCCGCGGCGATGGATGATCTGCTCGGGGCCGCAGTGCCGGCACCACGGTTGGCGGTTGCGCTTTCGGGAGGGGCGGATAGTAGCTGCCTCGCGGTTTTGTCGCATGAATGGGCGGTGGCGCGGGGCGGCAGCGTGGTCGCCCTGATCGCGGATCATGGGTTACGCGCCGGGTCGGCGGCGGAGGCGGCGCTGACGGCGCGGCGGATGGCAGGGCTTGGGATCGCCGCGGAGATCGTGACGCTGGACATTCCATCGGGCGCGGCACTTCAGGAACGTGCCAGGGACGCCCGACATAAGGCGCTGGCCGATCGGGCTGCCGGGCAGGGGGCGATCTGGCTGCTGTTCGGTCATCATGCCGGGGATCAGGCCGAATTGCGGGCGATGCGCGCGCGCCGGGGGCCGGGCGGGGCTGTCGGGATGGCGCGATTCGCCGGGCGGCATGGCGTGGTTCTGGTGCGCCCGCTGCTCGGGGAAGATCCTGCCACGCTGCGCGACGAGTTGCGCCGGCGAGGGATCGGCTGGGTCGAGGACCCCTCCAACGCCGATCCGCGGTTCGAGCGCGCGCGCATCCGGGCTGCGGGAATTGAAATTACGGGTGCGGGGGATCGTCCGACCGGTGCGGCCGGGGTCTGGCAGGACGAGGAGGATGGCGCGGCGGGGTTTCTGGCGCGTCATGCGCGGCTTCATCCCGCCGGCTACGCCACGCTGACTGCCGGGGCCGTGCCGCGCGCGGTTCTGGCGGCGTTGATCCGGGTGATCGGCGGGGCGGTCTATAACGCGCATTCGGATTCGGTCGCGCGGCTGGCGCGCGACCTGCGCCCGGCAACGCTCGGCGGTGTCCGGATCATGCGGTGGGCGCGGCGCGAGTGCTGGTTGTTGTGCCGTGAGCCGGCGTCATGCGCGCCGCCGGTCGCGGCGGTCGCGGGGGCGGTGTGGGATCGCCGGTTTCGGATTCGCGCGGTTCCTGCCGGGGCGCGCACGATCGGGGCGCTGGGCGAGGCGGCGGTGGCGTTTCGTAGCCGGACCGGCCTGCCGGGTGCGGTGTTGCGGGGCCTGCCGGCGTTTTTCGATGGAGGCCGGGTGGTCGCGGTGCCGTATTGCGATCGCGGACCCAGCGCGTTCCTCATGTTCCATCCGCCGGGGCCGGCGGCGCCGTTGCGGTGGCATGATGCCGACGGTGAGGTGGGCAGCGGCGCACGCGGGGTTGCGGGCGGGGCGAGGGGATAG
- a CDS encoding tetratricopeptide repeat protein — translation MRRTLLAALPIAALAFGFLPVTARAQMISSREGIALENQILELKQQIQQMQQSGGNGNSALAAPAEPVAPGGASSALLPNMLQQIQTLNDQVQDLRGRVDTLEHEVATQHDELKQEIGNLKFQMSQAGGAGAGAAAMPTAPAPQAAPQAAPQVAPPRAAARAPRVEASLTAARRALAAGDYQTAQADARAVIARQGKGAGNGGAELVLAQSLAHQGQNQSAAIAYDDAYNASRTGPNAPDALLGLAGSLTAIHQNQEACDTLDSLASQFSSPSASLATRIHLARVRAHCG, via the coding sequence ATGCGCCGCACCCTGCTCGCCGCTCTGCCGATCGCTGCCCTTGCGTTCGGATTTCTGCCCGTAACCGCCCGGGCGCAGATGATTTCGAGCCGGGAAGGCATCGCGCTCGAGAACCAGATTCTCGAACTCAAGCAGCAGATCCAGCAGATGCAGCAGAGCGGGGGCAACGGGAATTCCGCGCTCGCCGCACCCGCCGAGCCGGTGGCACCGGGTGGCGCGAGCAGTGCGTTGCTGCCGAACATGCTTCAGCAGATCCAGACCCTGAACGATCAGGTGCAGGATCTGCGGGGCCGGGTTGATACGCTCGAACACGAGGTTGCCACGCAACACGATGAATTGAAACAGGAAATCGGCAATCTGAAATTCCAGATGAGCCAGGCGGGCGGCGCTGGCGCCGGGGCGGCGGCGATGCCGACCGCCCCGGCACCGCAAGCTGCGCCGCAAGCTGCACCGCAAGTCGCGCCGCCGCGTGCCGCCGCGCGGGCTCCGCGGGTCGAAGCCTCGCTCACGGCGGCACGGCGCGCCCTGGCGGCTGGGGATTACCAGACGGCCCAGGCCGATGCCCGGGCGGTGATCGCACGGCAGGGCAAGGGGGCGGGCAATGGCGGTGCCGAGCTGGTGCTCGCCCAGTCACTCGCCCATCAGGGCCAGAACCAGTCCGCCGCAATCGCTTACGATGATGCCTATAATGCCAGCCGGACCGGGCCGAATGCGCCGGATGCGTTGCTCGGTCTCGCCGGTTCGCTCACCGCGATCCATCAGAATCAGGAAGCCTGCGATACGCTCGATTCGCTGGCGAGCCAGTTTTCTTCGCCTTCGGCGAGTCTCGCAACGCGTATCCATCTCGCGCGGGTGCGCGCCCACTGCGGATGA
- a CDS encoding OmpA family protein, translating into MKIKALGALAAVALLAACSNTPKTESASTGSGAMATSTGPAAGSEQQLVADVGDRVFFGFNKSGLTGADQATLERQSQWLAKYPNVDVLIAGNADPRGTETYNLALGHRRANSARDFLVAKGVSPSRIQTVSYGKSCLVSPGNTPQDYAQDRVAITSVQGFNPQNCH; encoded by the coding sequence ATGAAAATCAAAGCTCTGGGCGCACTTGCTGCTGTTGCCCTGCTGGCCGCTTGCTCCAATACTCCCAAAACCGAAAGCGCCTCGACTGGCTCCGGCGCGATGGCGACCTCGACTGGCCCGGCCGCGGGCAGCGAGCAGCAGCTCGTCGCCGATGTCGGCGACCGCGTGTTCTTCGGCTTCAACAAATCGGGCCTGACCGGTGCCGATCAGGCGACTCTGGAGCGCCAGAGCCAATGGCTTGCCAAGTATCCGAATGTCGACGTGCTGATCGCCGGTAACGCCGATCCGCGCGGCACCGAGACCTACAACCTTGCGCTCGGCCATCGCCGTGCGAATTCCGCGCGGGACTTCCTGGTTGCCAAGGGCGTCAGCCCGTCGCGCATCCAGACCGTGTCCTATGGCAAGTCCTGCCTCGTCTCGCCGGGCAACACCCCGCAGGATTATGCGCAGGACCGCGTGGCGATCACTTCGGTGCAGGGCTTCAATCCGCAGAACTGCCACTGA